cgatttgcttcgtggtttcgctcgcacgTTCgtggccttttgtgttggtttagcttttcaatagctactccaaactttggtcagaacgcttgagggcttgggtgattttgggacataggccaacgattcgaatttcgaagaaattttgatcggctcccattcaccccctctctggtcgccggcttcggtccctcataCTGCACTTTACTTTTGCTGCTTGCAGACCAATATATATTATCGGAAAACACACAAAAAAGCTAGTAGTACTTTATATCCCCAAAATACAAAATGAAACTATTAGCTGCAAAATTTTACAGTTGGCGACTTTGAAACCAAAAGCATGATAATTGAATGGTGGTGAATTTGGAACCAAAAACAAGTTGGAGTGGTGTATTTATTTGGAAGAGACAACAATAATATAAAGATCCCGATTTCACTAGGAGAATCAAATTAAGAGGGAGTAACAAATGGATCGGTATTACATCAAATTAAGCTGCATACATAATGGGTGACCAGCCCATTGGTAAAAACTGCTGAAACATGAAAAGATGAAATTGATCACACTGTTTATTTAGAGGAGCGAAACGACGTCGCCCAACTAGTGTCTGGTGGGGTCTGAAAAGTTGCACGCAGCTGTGCTGGGAAGCATCTCTGGCTACACACTAAGGAGTAGTGAACTCGCCGTTCAGGATGAGGTTGTTCCCTGTCAGGCTCTTACCGTAGTCCGACGCGAGGTACACCGCTGCGTTGGCCACGTCCTCTTCGGTCGCCATCTTGGTCATAATGTACTTGTTGATCATATGTTCAAGGTGGTCATTCTCGGCATGGGGGAAGATTGACTTGAGCACGCGCTTGTGAATGTTGGCGTGCTGCGAGATAGCATTCACCCGCACACCATGCCCCGCCAGCTCCGCCGCCTTGGCCCGGATCACGCCGATGGCTGCGGCCTGGGAGATGCTGTACGCCGACGGCACCACGTCGCCGAGCAAGCCCATGGTGCTGCTCCTCAGGAGGATGCAGCCTCCCTTCGGGTTCTGGCTCGTCATCACAGCACTGGTGTGATTGATGCTGTCCAGGACGGACTGGAAGTTGGCCGCCATGGCGGTCTCGAAGGCTTTGCTGTCACTCAAAGCAGACACGTGGTTGAACTCAGTGTTGTTGTAGAAGATGTCAAGATGCTTGTGTTCATCCTTCAGGTTCTCAATCTCATCACTAAACTTCAGCCAGTCGCTTGTGTCGTAGGTCATTGCTTTAGCCACTTTCGTGGTTTTATCATTAGGGTCCTTGCTGTTTTCGAGTTCGCCTGCGAAGCTTTTGCACGTGTTCAGCTCCTTGTCAGCGAGGAAGACCGAGGCGCCATTCTCGAAGAATTTTCGGGCAATCGCCTTGCCGACTGTGCTCGCGGCTCCCGTGATGACGGCCACCTTGTTAGCAAGCAGCAACCTGCATGTATACATGTTACATGGTGACAATTTGAACCCCCCTTGGTTAAATTTTGACATCTGTAGTTCTTCAAAGTGGAATGTCGTTTAGTTAAAGAGATGCGGTTCAaacaagaaaaattataaatattatAGGTGGCCCAAATTGTAGTTCTTCGAAGTGGAATATTATGGTGGCAATTTGAAACGCTGGCCCTTGGTTAAATTTTGACATCTGTAGTTCTTCGAAGTGGAATATTTAGTTTAAAATGTGGTTCAAActagaaaaattataagtatTATAGGTGGCCCAAATTAAATTGTCACGGCGTAACAAATGGATGGTCCAAAATGGAAGAATTTACTCTAATAAATCGATACACGAAGCTAATAAGGTAACTTTGCATACTGCGGTAGGGCCATGGAAAAGCAGTTTTCAACTCCGGAGATGACGACGATGGTCCAGCTCCGGCCGTCCCCCCAGCTGCAGTCACAAACACCAAGTAACCAGATTAGCTTACTACCACACAACGGAAAACATTTTGGTCGATCGATCAGTTAGCACTACGACAAAAAGGTACTCACCCGCTGCTCCAAACACTCCGAAAGCTAGCTAGGgctcctgctggctgctgctctcTGGAAAGCTGAGTTGGGGTTTCTCGCAACTGATCGTCGTCGTCTTAAATAGGAATTTCCACACCCCCTGTGTCGCAGGGATCCGATGAACAAGCACAAAATGTCAACCCAAATGGATCTGCAcgtgtcttttttttctttctattgtGACATCGGATCTGCTTGCGTCAGCAGTTCTTAACTGATAACTAAGTCGTGGAGCCAACTCTCATTTCTTTTAATCGGACTTTGGGCAAGTCCTTCCGTATATACTTACTGGCCTATGTTATTAAGTCTTCGTTTCTTGGTTGGTACGATCTTGATCAAACCACATGTAAGGTCTGCATTGTAGCTTAATTAGCTTTGCGGAATCTCTGACTTGGAGCAGGAGAGTGACCATGCATAGTGCTCATGGTGGATTGGCTCTAGCTACTGCTCGTTGATGATCCCAAGTCTGAAACCCTAATATGATTTGCAGCAAGGAACCTGCGGGTGGGTTCCGTCCGGGGTCACACGATTGCAAAGTTTAGTTACACAGATAAACATTGAAGTTTCGCAAGCCACGGTTTAAGTCAACCGAACTAATCTTTCATATTTTACCGCTGCCAGCTGACGTAATGAACAGTGACTAATGATGACCTCAGCTGCATCTCGATTTGGATCTGGATCAAATCATCTTCATGTTGCCTTATAATATTAGACAGGCATGCGCGTGGGACACTCTCAGTTCTCGTGGTAATGTAGCAACTACGGAGATTAACTTTCTCTGACAATGGAAGGTAGTTTATTTTATGCTGTTTTAGGATCTGTGCTTCTTTTTTCATAATTTCATTTCACCAAAAATATAATCATGTGCAATTAATATGTTTCTTTCAGCTTTTTATCTGCATGATAAAAAGTTCACaatatatattttaaaataaCTTATGATGTCTACTATCTGCTTATAAAATTTGAACTTAATAAGACTCCACTTCTACAAGGATAATAAAAAGGACAAATCTTGTTAAGGGGTGAATTGGACTAATTGGTATAGTtgtagggggtaatttgaacaAAAAATAGTTTAGAGGGTTATTGGGATTTTTGCTATACTTGAGGTGAAGTGTTTAAATTGCTTGGAGCCTCGGATCGGAGGAACAGGGTGTGTGACGGATCTAGGAATCATTGATGGCTTTAAAAATAGCAGAGATTGGGGGTGGAAAATCTAGTTAAACTGTTTATGTACTCACTACTGGAAAACCGTCTTTTCCATATGTGCGTCTAATTTCATTGAGGATTTTTTCGACTACACATAGGGGAATTCATATTTTCTTGTCGGCTTTAAAATAACGCACAGGGAAATAACCGAAGCCACAGGAGCATTCATCTTTCCTTGTCAATTTTGAAAGAATGCACAGGAAAATAACTCAAACTCACAGCAAAATTCATATTTCCTTGTCTGTTTTGGAGGCACACATAGGGAAATAACTTGAACTCACAAGGAAATTATATATTTCATGTGGATAGATAATTAACAATAAACTCTATCTTTTTTCCTAAACTTTAATTCAATTTTTATTTAGTGTGGCAAGCTTATGAACCAAAACTATATTGTCACGTCAATATGTAGAATTTTCTAACTAAATTTAAATATTATTGTAAAGATTATGCGGTTATTTGGAGATAGAAGTTTGAATTTGTCCC
This genomic interval from Panicum virgatum strain AP13 chromosome 8K, P.virgatum_v5, whole genome shotgun sequence contains the following:
- the LOC120645976 gene encoding short-chain dehydrogenase reductase 2a-like codes for the protein MYTCRLLLANKVAVITGAASTVGKAIARKFFENGASVFLADKELNTCKSFAGELENSKDPNDKTTKVAKAMTYDTSDWLKFSDEIENLKDEHKHLDIFYNNTEFNHVSALSDSKAFETAMAANFQSVLDSINHTSAVMTSQNPKGGCILLRSSTMGLLGDVVPSAYSISQAAAIGVIRAKAAELAGHGVRVNAISQHANIHKRVLKSIFPHAENDHLEHMINKYIMTKMATEEDVANAAVYLASDYGKSLTGNNLILNGEFTTP